In the Campylobacter sputorum subsp. sputorum genome, GATAAATCGGTTATGTTTTATAGATTAGTTTTTAGCGAAGCTGCTACAAAAGATATAAATTTAAAAAAGATTATGTATGAGTATGAGCTAACATTAATAAATAAAATTTTAGTTGGTTTTTTAAAAAAAGAAGAACATGCCAATAAATTTATAGATAAAGACCTAGAATCCGTTGTTATGTCGTTTTGGTTTAGTGTAAGGGAGCCATTTTTATATAGAAGACTTCTTTTTAATCAAAATATAAAGTTAAAAAAAAGTGAAAAAGACGCACATATTCGCAAGAAAATAAATATATTTTTACACGGAAATTTAAGATAAATCCCTTATAAAATAAGGGATAATTTTATATAAGTTTTACTCCGCTTGTATCACTACAAAGCTCCCCGATAACATATCCGTCTGTTTGATTAAGGATAAAATCAACATTATTTTTATCAACACATAACACCATTCCAACGCCGTTATTGAAAGTTCTTTGCATCTCTTTTTCATCAACGCATTTTGATATAATGTTAAATATCTCAGGAGTTTTTATGGCATTTTTTTCTATTTTAGCACCAATACCATCAGGAAAAACTCTAGGTAAATTTTCAACTAAGCCACCGCCTGTTATATGTGCCATTGCATTTATTTTGTCTTTTAAATTTAAAAACTCATCTACATAAATTCTAGTTGGTTCAAGTAGAGTTTGTATGAGTGTTTTAGAGCCTATTTTCTCATCAAATTTAAGTCCAAGTTCGCTTATAACTTTTCTTGCTAAACTAAAACCATTTGAGTGAAGTCCGCTACTTGGAAGTGCTATTAATATATCGCCTTTTTTTACAAATTTACTTCTATCTATCTCATCAATTTCTGCTATACCTGTAGCAAATCCAGCTAAATCAAAATCACCATCTTGATACATTGATGGCATTTCTGCTGTTTCACCACCGATTAATGAGCATTTTGCTATCTTGCATCCCTCGCTTATACTTTTTACAACTCTTTTTGCACTATCTATGTCAAGTTTTGCTGTAGCATAGTAATCTAAGAAAAAAAGCGGTGTAGCAAAGTTGCAAATTAAATCATTTACGCACATTGCAACAAGGTCAATTCCAACGCCATCAAGCATATTTGCATCTATGGCAAGGCGAAGTTTTGTTCCAACACCATCAGTTGCTCCTAAAATTGCTGGATTTTTATATCCGCTTGGTAATCTTACCGCACCAGAAAATGAGCCAATTGAACCTATTTCATTTCCTCTAAAAGTTGATTTTACAAATGGTTTTATCTCATTAACAAAGCTATTTCCAGCATCTATATCAACTCCTGCCTCTTTGTAACTTATCATAAATTTGCCTTTTAATAAATTTGCATAATTTTAGCCAAAAGTTGATAAAATCCAAGTAAAGGATAAGAATGAAATACAAATATGCTATTGTTTTAACAGGCTGTATTGCAAGCGGCAAAAGTAGTGTTGCAAATATTTTAAAATTATATGGTTTTAAAGTAATTGATGCTGATGAGATAAGTCACAATGTATTAGATGAGTTGGCAAATGAAATAGCTCAAATTTTTGGAAAAGAGTTTGTCGATAGTAAAAAAGTAAATCGTAAAAAACTTGGCGAGTATGTTTTTAAGGATAAATTTGAACTTACTAAATTAGAAAATTTACTGCATCCGAAGATAAAAGAGAGAATTTATAAGTTAGCAGATGAGCTAGAAAAGACAAATTTTCCATATTTTGTAGATATACCGCTTTTTTATGAGAAAAAAAATTATGATTTTAATAAAGTTGTAGTTGTTTATACGCCAAAACAAACTGTGCTTAAAAGACTAACAAAAAGAGATAAAATCGATGAAAAAACTGCACTTCAAAGACTAAATTTACAAATAGATATAGAAGAAAAAAGAAAAATGGCTGATTTTGTTATAGACAATAGCGGAGATTTAAAACATTTAAATGCTCAAATAGAAAAATTTATATCAAATTTAAAAAAAATCTACTCATTTTCTTTATAATTGTTTTTAAATTTTACATAAGAAATTGCCGAATCTTTTATAGATTTTATCTCTTCATCGCTTAGTTTTCTTATAAGCTTTGCAGGATTTCCAAGTATAAGTGAGTAAGGAGGAAATTTTTTATTTTTTGTTATTAAGCTTCCAGCCCCAACTATACAATCTTCTCCTATAACCACTCCATCCATTATAGTAGAGTTCATTCCAATTAATACTCTATCTTGTATTTTACACCCATGTATCACGCAATTATGCCCTATGGTTACTTCATTTCCGATAATAACAGGAGAGCCTTCGTCTATCAAGTTGCCATTTTTATCAAATTCTCTATGCCAAACATGAATTGTGGTAAGATCTTGTATATTTGTTTTTTTACCAATTTTTATGAAATTTACATCGCCTCTTAAAACGCAGTTAAACCAAACACTGCTATCATCATCTATATGGACATCCCCGATAATTTTAGCCCCACTTGCTATGAAAACATTTTTATGAATTTTAGGTAAATTACCATTAAAGCATATATTCATTTGTTTTTCCTTTTTATATAAAAAATTTACAATATTTTACCAAATTTTGGTATACTTCGTAGAATTTTTTACTTGGATGTTTTATGGAAAATAGTTTTAGACTTTGCTTATATAGTAATGTATTTTTTGATGTGAGTTATCTTGAAAGTAAATTTGACGGTATTAAAAATTTATTCTTCTCTACTTATATTTTGCAAAATGGCGAATTTGACGATGAACTTTTTTATGAATTAAAAAATGGAAATCTTAGTGTTTTTTTGTTGGATTTATCAAAAGAATTAAATGAAGCTAAAAACATACTCAAGCTTTTGTTGGCGGAATTTTATAATTCAAAAATAGTTATAATATTTTTAGGAAATGAGTATCTTTTGGATGAACAAGAGCCAGAGTTTCAAAAATATGCTAAAGAAAATTTTAAAGTTATGTATCTTTATAACCAAGAAAATATATCAAAAGGAGTGATTAGCGAATTTGAGATTGCTAAATTTGAACTAAATGAACTTTTAGACAAATCTCTGTTTTTAAATAATGACAAATTTGTTTTAACAAATGATGAAAATACGAATTATCCAAATGCAATGGCGTTAAATGAACAGAAAATGGAAGCAAATAATGCACTTGAAATTTGGAATATAGAAGCTTGTTTAAAACATTTAAAAAATGCCTTAGAATTAAAACCTCTTGATTTTGCTTCAAATTTTTATTTTGCGTATGTTTTGATGACAAAAAACTCAAAGAAATTTTTTATAAAAATAAAAGAAGCTCTGATAAATTCTATATCAATCGCAAAAAAATCCAACGACATTAGCTCTTATGCATTATGTGCGGCATTTTTAGCTAGAGCTTATTTAATGGCAGGGAAACAAAATGAGTGTATAAGCATACTTAGCGATGCAAAAAATAGCGATGAAAACTTAGCTTTTATAAGATATGAGATGGCTAAATTTTTAGTGTTAAAAAAGAGATTTGATGAAGCTAAAAATGAACTAGAAAATGCATTTAGATTTAATGTAGATACTCTTAAACTAATAAAAAAAGACCCATTTTTTAATGATTATGCGGAGTTAAGAGATGATTTGTTAAAAAAAGAAGACATTATTTCAAGCATGGATGAATACAAAATTAATTTTGTTGATAAGAAAATAAAAAAAGATGATGAAAAGCCAAATTTTAATATAGAAAATGAATCAAAAAAAAGCATATTTGAACAATTAAGCTATATAAAAGAGTCTTTAGATGAGATGGAGTTTGATGAAGAAAATTCTAAATTACACAAAGATGAGTTTATAAAATTTATATCAAATAAAAGTAAAGAAAGTTTAGAATTTGAAGAGAAGAAAAAAGCGGTAAAAATAGAACATTCATCAAATTTAGAAAGCTCTAATCTTAAATTTTATAACAATCTATTGTCTTTAAAAAATAAGAAAAAACAGAGTTTAAAAAGCTTTTTTATAACAATAGGTTTTATTTTTATAATAATGCTTGCTTTGTGTTTTCTTTTGTCGCAGAAAAATGGTGGATTTCATATAGGGTTTTTTATCATAACTACGGTAATTGCACTTGGTGCTGTTATCATAGGTGGTAGCTTAATAAATAAAAAATATGATAAAATGATATCCATAAATTCGCAAAATAGACAAGATGCACAAGATGAGCTTGAAGATATTTATAAACAAAATATCAAAGAAATTTCGCAAAAACAAGATGAAACACTAAAAAATTTATATGAAAACAGTATAAAAGAAAAATTACTTAACATAAAAAACAGCATTGAATCATTTGAAAATATTTATATAAATAGTGGCAGCATTAAAACGATATTTTCTAGTTTAAAAAATGCTACTCAAGGTGAAGTTGTAGTAGTTAGCAAAGATGATAAAGGATATGAATTAAAAGAAGATTTTCCTATATCTTTAGAGATAAATAAAACAGATGGACATTTTTTAGCAAAAGTAGTATATAAAGACCAAAACGAGATAGTATTGTCTCGTTTTGGAGCTTATAAAGACTAAGCTTTTTTGGCTTCTGGATGAACTTCGTTGATATAAAATCTAACTGATTCTAAGGCTTCTTTTTTAGACCATTCATAAGCTTTTGAAACAAATTCCCAGTTTATGTGGTTATAAAATTCTTCAAGATATTTTGCTCTTGCGTTTCTAAAATCTATATAATAAGCATGTTCCCAAACATCTACAACAAGAAGTGGAACTTTGCCATCTGTGATAGGTGTAGCAGCATTGCTTGTGCCTACTATTTCTAACTTATTATTTTTTAGATTATGAACTAACCAGAGCCAACCAGAGCCAAAAAGTCCAGTTGCAGCAGCTATAAATTCTGATTTAAAATCTGTAAAGTCTTTTTCTAGAACCTCTTTTAGCTCACTACTCATAGATGATTTTTTAGCAATACAATCCCAATAAAAATCATGATTATAAACTTGTGCGGCATTATTAAAAA is a window encoding:
- a CDS encoding TetR/AcrR family transcriptional regulator, whose translation is MKQDEISIKTQNRLGKILKVSFDIFLQKGYANTSLSDIVSQSGGSLSTIYKYFKNKEGLFKAILENGIKKFYKEIDKKIDLKENLSIEEFLYRFSDVYLDTVLNDKSVMFYRLVFSEAATKDINLKKIMYEYELTLINKILVGFLKKEEHANKFIDKDLESVVMSFWFSVREPFLYRRLLFNQNIKLKKSEKDAHIRKKINIFLHGNLR
- the purM gene encoding phosphoribosylformylglycinamidine cyclo-ligase, whose product is MISYKEAGVDIDAGNSFVNEIKPFVKSTFRGNEIGSIGSFSGAVRLPSGYKNPAILGATDGVGTKLRLAIDANMLDGVGIDLVAMCVNDLICNFATPLFFLDYYATAKLDIDSAKRVVKSISEGCKIAKCSLIGGETAEMPSMYQDGDFDLAGFATGIAEIDEIDRSKFVKKGDILIALPSSGLHSNGFSLARKVISELGLKFDEKIGSKTLIQTLLEPTRIYVDEFLNLKDKINAMAHITGGGLVENLPRVFPDGIGAKIEKNAIKTPEIFNIISKCVDEKEMQRTFNNGVGMVLCVDKNNVDFILNQTDGYVIGELCSDTSGVKLI
- the coaE gene encoding dephospho-CoA kinase (Dephospho-CoA kinase (CoaE) performs the final step in coenzyme A biosynthesis.) is translated as MKYKYAIVLTGCIASGKSSVANILKLYGFKVIDADEISHNVLDELANEIAQIFGKEFVDSKKVNRKKLGEYVFKDKFELTKLENLLHPKIKERIYKLADELEKTNFPYFVDIPLFYEKKNYDFNKVVVVYTPKQTVLKRLTKRDKIDEKTALQRLNLQIDIEEKRKMADFVIDNSGDLKHLNAQIEKFISNLKKIYSFSL
- a CDS encoding gamma carbonic anhydrase family protein, with the protein product MNICFNGNLPKIHKNVFIASGAKIIGDVHIDDDSSVWFNCVLRGDVNFIKIGKKTNIQDLTTIHVWHREFDKNGNLIDEGSPVIIGNEVTIGHNCVIHGCKIQDRVLIGMNSTIMDGVVIGEDCIVGAGSLITKNKKFPPYSLILGNPAKLIRKLSDEEIKSIKDSAISYVKFKNNYKENE
- a CDS encoding tetratricopeptide repeat protein produces the protein MENSFRLCLYSNVFFDVSYLESKFDGIKNLFFSTYILQNGEFDDELFYELKNGNLSVFLLDLSKELNEAKNILKLLLAEFYNSKIVIIFLGNEYLLDEQEPEFQKYAKENFKVMYLYNQENISKGVISEFEIAKFELNELLDKSLFLNNDKFVLTNDENTNYPNAMALNEQKMEANNALEIWNIEACLKHLKNALELKPLDFASNFYFAYVLMTKNSKKFFIKIKEALINSISIAKKSNDISSYALCAAFLARAYLMAGKQNECISILSDAKNSDENLAFIRYEMAKFLVLKKRFDEAKNELENAFRFNVDTLKLIKKDPFFNDYAELRDDLLKKEDIISSMDEYKINFVDKKIKKDDEKPNFNIENESKKSIFEQLSYIKESLDEMEFDEENSKLHKDEFIKFISNKSKESLEFEEKKKAVKIEHSSNLESSNLKFYNNLLSLKNKKKQSLKSFFITIGFIFIIMLALCFLLSQKNGGFHIGFFIITTVIALGAVIIGGSLINKKYDKMISINSQNRQDAQDELEDIYKQNIKEISQKQDETLKNLYENSIKEKLLNIKNSIESFENIYINSGSIKTIFSSLKNATQGEVVVVSKDDKGYELKEDFPISLEINKTDGHFLAKVVYKDQNEIVLSRFGAYKD
- a CDS encoding superoxide dismutase is translated as MFELRKLPFEPKDISGVVSEETCSFHYGKHHQTYINNLNKQLENSPLKDDHLLDIIMKSEGGLFNNAAQVYNHDFYWDCIAKKSSMSSELKEVLEKDFTDFKSEFIAAATGLFGSGWLWLVHNLKNNKLEIVGTSNAATPITDGKVPLLVVDVWEHAYYIDFRNARAKYLEEFYNHINWEFVSKAYEWSKKEALESVRFYINEVHPEAKKA